One Opitutia bacterium DNA segment encodes these proteins:
- a CDS encoding ATP-grasp domain-containing protein, producing the protein MNVLVTGARAPIAADLARALSLAGHRVWVSDSLRWPLGAASPFVAGYVRLPAPRRDFGRFCTALAGACERLALDAIVPTSEEVFWLAGTRHRLPPGVDLRTSALPVLAQLHHKGEFARLAASLGYGAAANHVLTSRDEIAALREPERYVFKPVYSRFAARTLLAPTPRQLARLAPTPVEPWLAQTRIAGHELCAYNVAHDGRLLLHIAYAPLVRHGVGASISFGPVEHAGLRELCSRIVVATGFTGQISFDVMETDDGRLVALECNPRGTSGAHLAAQHPAVLATALLGQTTAPADRLPTEPRLLRVPLLLSQPSAWLRWRECRERDALRAAGLPLHAQLLALTEMTWLALRHRTSLARASTADFEWNGEAMRE; encoded by the coding sequence ATGAACGTGCTCGTCACCGGCGCCCGCGCGCCCATCGCCGCCGACCTCGCGCGCGCGCTGTCGCTCGCGGGCCATCGCGTGTGGGTGAGCGACAGTCTCCGCTGGCCGCTCGGCGCCGCGAGTCCGTTCGTTGCCGGCTACGTGCGACTGCCGGCGCCGCGCCGGGATTTTGGCCGTTTTTGCACCGCGCTCGCCGGGGCCTGCGAACGACTCGCGCTCGACGCCATCGTGCCGACCTCGGAGGAAGTTTTCTGGCTCGCCGGCACGCGCCATCGCCTGCCACCGGGCGTCGATTTGCGCACGAGTGCGCTGCCGGTGCTAGCGCAGCTGCACCACAAGGGCGAGTTTGCCCGGCTCGCGGCCAGCCTGGGCTACGGCGCGGCAGCGAACCACGTGCTTACTTCGCGCGACGAGATTGCCGCGCTGCGCGAGCCCGAGCGCTACGTCTTCAAGCCCGTCTACTCGCGCTTTGCCGCTCGCACACTACTGGCTCCAACTCCGCGCCAGCTCGCGCGCCTCGCGCCGACGCCCGTCGAGCCGTGGCTCGCCCAAACGCGGATCGCGGGCCACGAACTCTGCGCCTACAATGTCGCGCACGACGGCCGGCTCCTGCTGCACATCGCCTACGCGCCACTCGTGCGGCACGGCGTTGGCGCCAGCATCAGCTTCGGTCCGGTGGAACACGCCGGCCTGCGCGAACTCTGCTCCCGCATCGTCGTCGCAACCGGATTCACCGGGCAAATCAGCTTCGATGTCATGGAAACCGACGACGGCCGGCTCGTCGCGCTCGAATGCAATCCGCGCGGCACGAGCGGCGCGCATCTCGCCGCGCAACATCCGGCCGTGCTCGCCACCGCGCTGCTCGGCCAGACGACCGCGCCTGCCGACAGGCTGCCGACCGAGCCACGCCTGCTGCGCGTGCCGTTGCTGTTGAGCCAGCCCTCCGCTTGGCTCCGCTGGCGCGAATGCCGCGAACGCGACGCCCTCCGCGCCGCCGGTTTGCCGCTGCACGCACAACTGCTCGCTCTGACGGAGATGACGTGGCTCGCGCTGCGCCACCGCACGAGCCTCGCGCGCGCGTCGACGGCTGATTTCGAATGGAACGGGGAGGCGATGCGTGAGTGA
- a CDS encoding MBL fold metallo-hydrolase, producing METRFFNGGHCGQLLALVDRRSWRWVRFHAVFLAVRHPREGWVLIDTGYGGRFPAATRRWPFFLYRLATPATMAGSTADTLRAAGIAPEEIRHVVVTHFHADHIGGLADFPHATIHHHADAWRTLAALSPFKQLHAAFLPALVPDWLAQRSRPIAAEAFLAGTELPFPMHDLFGDGTIQLLDLPGHAPGHLGVRLPGAERPLLYATDAYWNAAQIAGGVDLIPPVLRVQWDGRAYVETVRRLRGVQAAGTHTLLACHAPETQAFVAGNP from the coding sequence ATGGAAACGCGTTTCTTCAACGGCGGTCACTGCGGCCAGCTGCTCGCGCTCGTCGACCGGCGCAGCTGGCGCTGGGTGCGCTTCCACGCCGTTTTTCTCGCCGTGCGCCATCCGCGCGAAGGCTGGGTGTTGATCGACACCGGTTACGGCGGGCGTTTCCCCGCCGCGACGCGACGCTGGCCGTTCTTCCTCTATCGTCTCGCGACGCCCGCGACGATGGCGGGCTCGACCGCCGACACGCTGCGCGCCGCCGGCATCGCGCCGGAGGAAATCCGGCACGTCGTCGTCACGCACTTCCACGCCGATCACATCGGCGGACTCGCCGATTTCCCGCACGCAACCATCCATCATCACGCCGACGCGTGGCGCACGCTCGCCGCGCTCTCGCCGTTCAAGCAACTGCACGCCGCCTTCCTGCCCGCGCTCGTGCCCGATTGGCTGGCGCAGCGCAGTCGCCCGATCGCGGCCGAGGCCTTTTTGGCGGGGACCGAGTTGCCCTTCCCGATGCACGATTTGTTCGGCGACGGCACAATCCAGCTGCTCGACCTTCCCGGGCATGCGCCGGGACACCTCGGCGTGCGCCTGCCCGGCGCCGAGCGCCCGCTGCTCTACGCGACCGACGCCTACTGGAACGCGGCCCAGATTGCCGGCGGCGTGGACCTGATTCCGCCCGTGTTGCGCGTCCAATGGGACGGTCGCGCCTACGTTGAAACGGTGCGCCGCCTGCGCGGCGTGCAGGCAGCGGGGACACACACCCTGCTCGCATGCCATGCGCCCGAGACGCAGGCGTTCGTCGCAGGCAACCCATGA
- a CDS encoding DUF2249 domain-containing protein translates to MKPKSFKIFDVRPLLAQGAEPFPLIRERVDALDATHGLTIVAPFLPAPLIELLKSEGFESTMERRADGAWAVNFWRQNP, encoded by the coding sequence ATGAAACCCAAATCCTTCAAAATCTTCGACGTCCGGCCGCTGCTGGCTCAAGGCGCGGAACCCTTCCCGTTGATCCGCGAACGCGTCGATGCGCTCGATGCCACGCACGGTCTGACCATCGTCGCGCCGTTTCTTCCCGCGCCGCTGATCGAGTTGCTCAAGAGCGAAGGCTTCGAATCCACGATGGAACGCCGCGCCGACGGCGCGTGGGCCGTCAATTTCTGGAGGCAAAACCCATGA
- a CDS encoding NAD(P)-dependent oxidoreductase produces the protein MKLLVTGASGFVGGAVVRAARARGWEVRGIGRRALAEDGYAAIDLTRPFDLDFRPDVVVHAAARSSPWGREREFTAQNIDGTRHVLDFCATHGCPHLVHISTAAVLYRREHQLNLDEQTPPPEQPINDYARTKLAAERLVRGYGGSWAILRPRAVFGPGDTVVFPRILRALERGRLPLIESDRPVFGDVIFVDTLADYILRAAERRATGVYHVTNNEPVEIYAFLRRICEGLNLPPPTRRVSATRALRLAAFVETIYRCLPFLGEPPVTRFGVSVFAWSKTFDARRTLRDLGPPSVSLEEGLRRFLAAERARRSAPLSPP, from the coding sequence ATGAAACTCCTCGTCACCGGCGCCTCAGGCTTCGTCGGCGGCGCGGTCGTCCGCGCGGCGCGCGCCCGCGGCTGGGAAGTGCGCGGCATCGGACGCCGCGCGCTGGCGGAAGACGGTTACGCCGCAATCGATCTCACGCGACCGTTCGACTTGGATTTCCGCCCGGACGTCGTCGTGCACGCCGCCGCGCGGTCATCGCCGTGGGGACGTGAGCGTGAGTTCACGGCGCAGAACATCGACGGCACGCGCCACGTGCTGGATTTCTGCGCGACGCACGGCTGCCCGCATCTCGTTCATATCTCCACTGCCGCCGTGCTCTATCGGCGCGAACACCAGCTCAACCTCGACGAACAAACTCCGCCGCCCGAGCAGCCGATCAACGACTATGCTCGCACCAAGCTCGCGGCCGAGCGCCTCGTGCGCGGCTACGGCGGCAGCTGGGCCATCCTGCGGCCGCGCGCAGTGTTCGGACCGGGCGATACCGTCGTATTTCCGCGGATCCTGCGCGCGCTCGAGCGCGGCCGCTTGCCGTTGATCGAGTCCGACCGACCAGTCTTCGGCGACGTCATCTTCGTCGACACACTTGCCGACTACATCCTGCGCGCCGCCGAGCGCCGCGCGACCGGCGTGTATCACGTCACGAACAACGAACCGGTGGAAATCTACGCGTTCCTCCGGCGCATTTGCGAAGGTCTCAACCTGCCGCCGCCCACGCGTCGCGTGAGCGCCACACGCGCGCTCCGGCTCGCTGCCTTCGTGGAGACGATCTACCGTTGCCTGCCCTTCCTCGGCGAACCGCCCGTCACGCGCTTCGGCGTCAGCGTGTTCGCCTGGTCCAAAACCTTCGACGCCCGCCGCACGCTGCGCGACCTCGGTCCGCCTTCCGTTAGCCTCGAGGAAGGCCTGCGCCGTTTTCTCGCCGCCGAGCGCGCCCGCCGCTCCGCGCCTCTTTCGCCCCCATGA
- a CDS encoding ketoacyl-ACP synthase III codes for MKQHFKIIGSARALPSKCLTADELDRRAGLPAGWTERHTGVRFRYEAVEPENGTTLGCQVVREALASAGLGLRDMELLIDASLCVQQPIPSNSALLQQALGPEAAGGATMDVHSSCLGFAVALQVANGLFASGAHRRAVIVCAETHLRGVNWNDPESSHLMGDGAAAVVLEACAPTHDFVFRFQTFGAGANLCQVQGGGHRLPPYDYAESKRALYQFEMDGKGVHKFASTHLPPMVRDALAEARASIGDLHVVPHQASGPAIELLARRLGVNPERLHSSVQNHGNLVAAGLPFVLHAARAELPAGTRVMLIGTAAGYSQAVAIFTL; via the coding sequence ATGAAGCAACACTTCAAGATCATCGGCTCCGCCCGCGCGCTGCCGAGCAAGTGCCTCACGGCCGACGAACTCGATCGCCGCGCCGGCTTGCCCGCCGGCTGGACCGAGCGCCACACCGGCGTGCGCTTCCGCTATGAAGCGGTTGAGCCCGAGAACGGCACGACGCTCGGCTGCCAGGTCGTGCGCGAGGCGTTGGCTTCCGCCGGCCTCGGTCTGCGCGACATGGAGCTGCTGATCGACGCCAGCCTCTGCGTGCAGCAACCGATCCCGAGCAACTCCGCGCTGCTCCAACAGGCGCTCGGCCCCGAAGCCGCGGGCGGCGCGACGATGGACGTGCACTCCAGCTGCCTCGGCTTCGCGGTCGCGCTGCAAGTGGCGAACGGCTTGTTCGCGAGCGGCGCGCATCGTCGCGCGGTCATCGTTTGCGCCGAGACGCACCTGCGCGGCGTCAACTGGAACGACCCGGAAAGCTCACACCTCATGGGCGACGGCGCCGCGGCGGTCGTGCTCGAAGCGTGCGCGCCGACGCACGACTTCGTGTTCCGTTTCCAGACCTTCGGCGCCGGCGCGAACCTTTGCCAGGTGCAGGGCGGCGGGCATCGCCTGCCGCCCTACGACTACGCCGAGTCGAAGCGCGCGCTCTACCAATTCGAGATGGACGGCAAGGGCGTGCACAAATTCGCCAGCACGCACCTGCCGCCGATGGTCCGCGACGCGCTCGCGGAAGCCCGCGCGAGCATCGGCGACCTGCACGTCGTCCCGCACCAAGCCTCGGGCCCCGCCATCGAGCTGCTCGCGCGCCGGCTCGGCGTGAATCCCGAGCGGTTGCACTCGTCCGTCCAAAATCACGGCAATCTCGTCGCCGCCGGCCTGCCCTTCGTGCTGCACGCCGCGCGCGCCGAGTTGCCCGCGGGCACGCGCGTGATGCTCATCGGCACCGCTGCCGGTTACTCGCAGGCCGTGGCGATCTTCACGCTCTGA